The Candidatus Methylomirabilota bacterium genome includes the window CCCACCCGCAAGAGGGTTCGTTTCACTGTCTACGCAATGTCCGTCGCGCATCGCCGGCGGAAGGGGCACTCGCCGCACCGCCAGCTCCGTACCGGGTAAAAGGCGCCTGCCTCGATCGCGTGCAGCACGCGCCGGATCAGCACCAGGGTCCAGGTCTCGTCCTGCTCGGCCTTGACGGCGTAGCAACTCTCCATCTCCGGGGTCTTGGTCTTCAGCAGGACATCGAACCGGATCAGGATGTTGGAGCCGTCGGTGGTATATCCCAGGCGCCGGAGGGCGTAAGCGTATAGGGTGGCCTGCAGATGATTCTCGGCCTGGCGCTCGGTGTAGCGGCGGCTGGAGGTCTTCAAGTCCGCAATGCCCATGGTCCCGTGGCCGTCGCTCTCGATCAGATCGAAGATCCCCGCGAGCTTGGTGGGCAGGATCTCGCCCGTCGCGGGATCCACCAGGTCCACCAGGAACGGCATCTCCACCGCCTCGATGGTCTGAGGGCGGACCTTGGCGGAAAACACCTCCAAGAGCGCGTCGCCTTTCTCTCGTATCGACCGTTCGCTCTCGCCGTCCTTGTACAGGATCTCCAGATCTTTCGACAACGCCTCCTTGAACTCGGCATGGAAGCAGGCCTGGAGGACGCCGAGGATGAGCGGATCCCCGAACTGCTTGAGGTGCCGGTAGTAATGGGCCACAGCGGCGTGGATGGCCCGGCCGAAGGCCAGCGAAGCGGGCAGGTGCTCCCAGGGCGCGCCCTGGACGTACTGGTAGTGGTACTTCTGCGGGCACCCCAGGAAGGTGTCAAGCTGGCTGTGGGAGATGTGCAGATGGTTGCTGAAATCGGTGGGGTTCATGGCTGATCCCTCCTTTCAAAAAATGAGGGGTGAGGACCCGGGGATCGGAACAAATCCGAACCCCTTGATCCTCACCCCCGCGTTAGTCTTAGCTACTGACTCGATTGCTAGGCAGGCGCTTGCAGGTACTGGATGAAGTCGGCGGCGTTCTGGTAGGTCAGGTACGGGACCTGGACGCCGTACCGGTTGAGCGCCTCCTGGTTCAGTTCCACCTGGGAGAGCCCGCGCCGCTTGGCGATGGTCAGGATCGCGCCGTGCTGGGCGTTGGCGAGACGGCCGTTGCCGTTGGAGCCCTCGGGCTGTTCGGGCTGGCCGTTCGTGGACTCCGGCGCCCTGGTTGCCGGTTCCCGGCTCGCGCGGCGAGTCGCCGGCGCCTGCCGTTGGCCGTTACTGCTCTCCCGCCCGGTGCGGCGCGCTGAGCGCTCGCCGTACAGGTGAAGGCCGACGCCCAGGAAGGTGGCGCACTTCTTGAGGGCGTCGGTGGCGGCCGCTTTCAGGTCGTCGCCGAGGGAGATGATCTCTTTGCTGTCGCGCTCACGGGTGATCTGGGTGGTCCCGAACTGCATCTTGACCACCCCGTCAGCGGAGAGCTTCCCCAAGACCAGGATCTCGTCCCGATCCTCGACGATCTCATGTTTGAGGACCTCAAACGACCAGGCTCCCTCGAAGGCGTCGTTGAGGCGCTGGATGACGGAGTGGCCCTCCACGTAGTCCAGCATGCCGTTCCTGCCCTTGCGCTGTTTGATCTGGGCAGGGTCAAAGGGCTTCTCCAACAGTTGCCGATTCATCGGAACCTCCTTTCTCGTCTGCTCCATCCGGATCGGGAACCTGCACGCTCGCCAGCCATCGGGTGGCCGGGGTGTCGCAGGCGATCCAGCTCAGCACCGTGTCCCAGTACTCGACGGCTCCGCCAGGCGCGGCACAGTCGTTACCGTTCTCACTGCCTGCCGCGTTCGTGACGCGGGCAGGCGCCAGCCCCTGTTCGATCATGGTGTCCCTCCTCTCTGCTCGCGCTCGATATCGAGGGTGTGGGCCAGCCGCCGCTCCACCTCGCGGGTGCGGGCGAGATCGAGGGCCTCATCCAGCGGCATGGCCTCCAGTTCATCGAGCCACTCGTCGTACCCTTCGTAGTCACGCTGATCAACAGCCATCGCTTTCACCTCCCTTCGCCGTCGCCGCGCCGTTCTGCCCGACGTGGGCCAGTTCCCCATCGACGGTTGCCAATGCCTCCTTCAGGATCCCGCTCACCAGGCGCGTCATCGGGATGCGCCTCGCCTTGGCCAGCCGGTACAGGGGCGGGATCAGCGCCTCATCGATCCGTGGGCTGTACATGAGCCTCACCTCCTTTCACCAAGCCAACAGACCCGATCACATTCCCGTCAGGGAATTCCTCGGCGGATGAGGTCGGACGGCCGGCGCGCAGAATCGCGTCGGCGGCCTGGATGATCCGGTAGGCCGAGGCGGAGAGGAACGCCGCGCCTGCCTGTGTGTGGCACGCAGACAGGTCGCTGAGATACGCCTGGATGTAGCCGCGGCAGTAGGCGGCCCCCGGAAGCCCCAAGGCCTCCAGGACCAGGAGCGCGACCCCCTCAGCCTCCCCCTCCTTGAGGGCGCGCGGGGGATCGATCGGATCGTGGGGGGCGGACTCGGTGTGCCCCAGCAGGATGTGGCCGAGCTCGTGGAAGAGGGTCTTGAAGGGAAGCTGGGCGATCGGGGAGATGGCCACGCTGCGGCCGATCGCATACCCCTGGCAGTTGCCGTCCAGCTCGTCGAAGGGGATCTCGCTGACGCCCAAGCGGGTGAGGGCGGCGGCCTTGTCCCAGGCTTCGGGCGGCTCCACCGTCACCGGATCGCCGTCGGTCTGGGAGAGGACGAACCAGCGCGGTTTCCAGATGAAGACCGTACGCGGAACGGTCTGAGCCTTGCCGGATTCCGACTCATTGTCGGCGTCAAGGTCATCCTTATCTCGCCGGTGCGCGGTGATAGTCACCGGCATGCAGAGGATGAGGGCGCGCGCTCCGCGCCTCACCTGGCGCCCTTTGGCTTGCCACCCCGCATAGGTGGCGATCGGCCCAGGCCGGATCCCCCTTTCCCTACACTGGGTCAGCGCCGCAAGCTGGTTGCCCAGGCTGAACCGGTGAAACGCGGTGTAGGCCTCCAGGATGAGGCCGGGAGTCGTTACCGCCTCGTGCAGTAAAAGACGCCAGGCGAGTCGTGTCGTGGGTGCCATCTGCACCACCTCCTTTCACCCCACAACAGACTGGATCCCAACCGGCGGAGCCGGAGAACCGTCGGTCTCTCACAATGGCGATCAGAGGGGAGGTGTCAGAACGGGGGCGGGAGGGCGCGGAGCCTGGGGGTACGGATCAGGCGCAGCCTGTTCCGTGAGGCGCGGCAAGGGAAGGCCAGGGCGGCCAAGCGTTGCAGCTTTTCTGTGCAAGGCGCAGGACGCCCGGCCCGAGCGAGGTCCTTCAGAGGACGTCGCAGCAGCCGCAGCCGCGCCGTCCCCAGGCGAAGCGCCCGATCGGCGGTCGGGGGAGCCCCTGGGGGCGATGGCGGGTGGGTGGGGGAAGCGATCAGCGGGGCTCTTGAGCGTCAGAAGGGCGGCGGGAGGCGTGAAGTGAAGACTTGTGGGCTCGGTCTACAGGCAGGTCTTCGGCACTCTGTTAGGTCTGGCGACCGATCTCGGCCCCAAGAATATGGATAGCCTGAAGGGTGAGCTGGAATCGGTTCAAGGTCGCTTGTTAGACCGCTTCAACGTCAAGTTTTTGAATGTGTGGCTTCAGTGCCTTTTCGAGCCGCATCATTGAGTCAACGGTGGCGGAATAAGCATCCGGCCATTTTTCTCGGTCTTTCCAGCCACCAAGATTGATAGTTTTTCTAATGCGCGACGCTCTTTTGCTGTCGAGGCGCTCCCACTCTAATGTGTCACCAAAAGACTTTTCGACTTCATCCTTCTTCGCGTAAAGGATATCGAATAGTGCTTTATTTTCTGAGTCACTGTTCTTTCCTCGATCAATATAAAGCTCGACGCTCGTTTCATGTTCCCAGACCACGTAGTTGAAACTGAGTCCTCGTTTCCCTGCGCCTGTTGCGATCCAGTGATAACGTCCCGGTGAAATTCCCGCATGAAGTCTCGTTTTTGTTTTTGCATGTTCAAGTAGCTGTGTCCAGAAATCTCGACGGATTTCGTACCGCTCAGCGAACTCCTTTTTTGCCTTGCCCACAGCCTCTGTCGCATCACTGGGCCCGACGATTAAAGTAAGGAGAGGTGCGGGGGCGGACTCGCCGATCTTTATGGCCTCGAGTTTTAACAGATAGAAGCTGGCCGAAGATGACTCATTTAACCAGGTAATTGCACTGACGTGTTCTGGCCTTGGCTCTGATACGATCCAGATAGCTGCTCGTGCCTCCATTGCAACCAAATATGTAATCAGTTTGCCAAGATGGTCGTGATTACTCTTTTCAAGCTGATTTTCAATTATCACTTTGTTTCCCGCCTCGTCTTCAGCGACAAGATCAACACTAAAATCGCCTGCAGCGGCTTCAGGCTCGGCGTTCGACAAAGTAACGTCGATGCAATCGTTCAGAACGTCGAGATTATCTTGCAGCCACTTCGTAAAGTCGTAGGCCTCGTGCTTGAACGCTTCACGAAGCGGAATGCGTGCGATCTTCTGGATCATTGTTGTTCTCGCGGGCTAACCAATGCCAAGCTCAGATCACCGCTACTTGGGTTCGGTCTGAAACGGGGTTAGACCTACAAGTTCAGAATTTCAGTTTTCTCTGCCTATCCCGAATAACTCGCGCTTCCCGGTCACTCGTGGGCGAACGGACTAATGTCGATCTGCGCGTCATTTCTCAGAAGGCTTCCGGCTGGAACGCCAGCGAGGAAATAATGTTGGCTCCGCAGCCTCTTGAAGGCAGGCGCGGCTTCCACTCCCTTGGCGAAGACTGCATCTTTCTTCGAAAGCGGGGCGATGATTTCCTCAACGATACTCTGTCGGAACTGCGGCGTAACAGGGCCATCGTTGGTTTTATCGGCAATCGTTTTTGCTCCCATCAGGCAACCGGACCAGAGCCGTAGCGCGATGTTTATCCTTTGCAACGGGTCCCGTACATCATCAATATAGCCGGCGGTTCTTACACCAAGATCACGGATTCGTTCCGCTGTCCGGCTAACTAGAGTAACACCCAGGACGTGCTGAGATAGCCGAAGGTCCAAACAAAAAAGGTCGACAACCAGGGGGCCATCAATGTGATCGACTACTTCAGCTCTTTTCGCGGTAGGCTGAAGCGACGCGGGAAGTGCAGGGGGTACGTCAACAAGCCCCTGTGCGAAAAGTAAAGCCCAATGCATATTCGGGTCTGGCACGGTATGGATCCTTCTAGACGATCAAACCTTCGGCTATCTCTGATTAATAAAAAAGCGACGACACCGGAACAAATGTGACCGGTCTAACACCATGCCGCTCAGCCGCGAGCGGCGCTGTCCGTGTGTCGACTGGACCCACTGTTCCCGCCCAGCTCGCCGGTAGCAGCGGCATGTTAGGCTGCGCTATCCAAATGTGACTCGGCCTGCCGAGAGCATCTGCCCGACTTCCGCAACGACGGTGTCGATGCTTTGCTCAGTGGATACCTCCAAGATCTCCACTGATGCCTCGGCGCAGATCTGTCGAAACGTGCCGCGCGACTCGTCAGCAATCTGTTGTTCTAGTACCTCTGCCGGCACCGGCCGCGCGCGCCGCGAGTTTCGTCGATGCGCCTCGGCTGACGTAACATTGCAGTACACAAGTACTGGAGTCAGGCCACGTCGTCTGATGGATTCAAAGAGGCGCGGGAGAACGGCGTCCGGGAGTTCGGAGCCGGTCTCGACTAGGTCGTAATGCGTGGTGGCCACGTGCTCGAGGACCTCGCGGTAGACATCTCTGATACGGTCACCGACAACGTTCTCATTCCCATATCGGAACACGAGGGGCAGAACGAAATCCTCTAGATCGAGCCTGCGTGCGATTAGCTGTCGGGACAGGCGCCTCATGAGGGTGGTCTTGCCCGAACCGGCCTTGCCGTAAAAGATGAAAATGCGATTCGCTGCTAGCGCGGTAAGGGTCTGGTGCCGGTAAAATCGGGAAAGGAAATTCGGATCTGGCAATCCCAGGTCATGGGCAAGCTTGGACGCAGGAATGCGCTCTTGCAGTGGCGCTACATAGTCGGCGCAGTATGTATACAAATCCTAAGCAGCTGAAGAGATCCAGAGTCTCTGGAACTCGCGTTCGAGTGCGTCAGCCAAAGCCATCGTCTTCAGGAGTGCCCACGAGTGACTTGGCAAATATGAAGATACCGCTGGGGTTGTATTTGCGACGCCAACCAAGGTCTCAGCCGCGTCGACTTTCAGAAACCGAAGATCGGAGTGAAGCATCTCCGGGTTCAAACGGACGTCAATGTCATTGCCTTCTTGGAGCTCGTACGCTCCGGGAAGTTGTCCCTGCCCAGTTCCAGCGAGCACGCGCACGGTGAGGCCACGCTTTCGGGCTTCCGCGAGTGCGCGGTTGATCCTCTGAGCCTTCCAGTTTACGTCGGAAGCATGAACAGTGTGCAAACACAAGCTGATCGCGATCCGCGCATTGTTGATAGCTGCTTCCTGAGAGTCGACGAACGTCTTCTCGTCAGGCAACTCGTCGACGCTGCGGCCGGTCAGCGGCTGCTCTCTGTGCCATCTCCCAAGCCACCAAGTTAGAAAGAGACCTCCGACGGCTGCAAGGGCGGCAACCGCGGCCCAAAACACGCCAGAAGTCAAAATGCCGAGTACAAACTCCATGGCCTGTAATCAAGATAATAGGTCAAGCACCACACACCCGTTGTCTTAGCTCAGTTTAACCATTAAGTGGACCACTTGGCTTCTGGGATAGACTGCGCACCCTATCTCGTTTCAGCTTATATCGGTTCCTCATGAAAACATCGAGGATCCACCACTTAGTGCCCCTGATCCAGGCCGCCTCGGAAGGGGCACCGTCGAAATCGTCACATGGTAATGCCATCCCAACGCAGGTGTCAATCCCGGAGTCACTGAACTGAGCACATCCAGAGTTCCGGGACAGTTTTCCAGGGTGGTGCAGTGGCCGAGCGTTGCCGCGACAGCGATCTGCAAGGCGAAGGCCCTCGCCATGGAGGGGGCGTCCCCTTGTGGGGACAGCGGTGGGTGGGTAGGGGAGATCGGACCGGAGGGCCAGAGCAGCAGCCCTTCAGGGCCTTCCGAAAAAAGGGGAAGACGGCCCCGGCTACGACGCCAAGGCCGCCTTCCGGGTGCTGTAGGCCTGCCAGATCGCGGCCCACTCGTGCGAGGGCAGCGACGCCAGGCCGTTGTGCTGGCGGCGGTAGAGGTAGGCGCCGAAGCGCGAGACCCCCCGATGCGACACCCGCTGAAGCTGCTGCATGAGCTGATGCGCCGGTGGGGAGAGACGCAGCGTGCGCTGCAGGTGCTCTTTGCGGAGGCGATACCAGGTCCAGGCCACCCCCGCCTGTTCGTGGGTAAGAGACATCGCGTAGAGCTGCTTGCCCAGTTCCGCCAGCTCCGGAAGCGACGGGCAGGACTCGATCCGAGTGAGCAGCTCCTGGAACGGTTGGGATTGCCGAGCGATCCAGTCCGGCTCCTCCAACTCCGGCCCGAGTGAGCCCACGACGTGATAGGCCAGCGAGGGCATCGTGGGCACTTCCTCCTCGTCCGGCTCTTCGACGTAGGGCTCAGCCTCGTCCATAGGATCATCGGCCTGCTCCAGGGCGGCCAGGCCGACCACGAGCCGGAACAGCTCCCGCGTGACGGCGTCGACGCCCCACCGAACCGCTTCGCCCGCGTAGTGGCCGATCACCGTCTCATCGGCATCGAGGGCGACGAACAGCTCGCCCAGCTCCACAGCGGTGGCCACATCGCACCCGAACCGCTTCCGGAGGGCGGGAACACTCAGGAACGCCGGCCGGCCATCGGATTCGTTCGGGTGCGGCGCCAGGATCTTGTCCCCCACCACCTCGCACCGCTCGAACCAGAGCCGATCACCCAGAGGAAGGGCGGTGATGTGCGTGAGCGTGTCGTGCACCGGCATGCCGACCGCGGGAGGAACCGCGACGATCTCGCGGAGAGGGGTCGGATCCTGGGCCGTCGCGGTGGGGTGTGTCGCCCGAGGCCGCCACCGGAACGCCCCCGCCAGCGGCCCATCGGTCACCGCCACCCACCGGCCCCCAGGCAACGCGCGAGGAGCACGCCCGGAAGAGGTCACCACGACCACCGGACGCCCGAGACGGATGGCGTAGCGGATCGTCAGCCACGTGCCCGGTGTCGCGCCGTGCAGGAACGCCAGGACGCCGCAGGAGGCATCGACCACCAGTTCCGTTCGGACCCGAAGCGCCGCAGCCGCCGAATTGTAGCCCGGACGGCCCGAGAGCACCGTGTCCACCCGCCCGCCCAACGCCGCAAAGCGCCGGAGCAGCCCCCGAACGGCCCGAGGCATCAGATCCACCGGCCAGGGCAGGATGAGCCGGGCGCGATCGACCGCCCCCGCCAGCAGGACAGCAGCCAGCGCGTGGGTGTCCGCCCCCAACGCCCCGCCGGTGATGACCCCGAAGCCCCGTGTGAGGAGCCAGCGCACGATGCCCGACACCAGCCGTTCGCGCCCCCATGAGCGAGACCCAACAACCGCCACGTACCGCACAGGAGCCATAGCCACACCTCCCGAAGCAACGACCGGGACCCGCCCCGGCAGCACCCGCAAGCCCAATGCCAGCAGGTACTAAAAAGGGACTGCCCCAGGTGGAGTAAGGCCGATGTTCGGAAGACAGAGTGTCGTCATGGCGAGAGAGAGGGCAAGGTCGAATCAGGACGGGTGGGCAACCAGCAAGAGGCCGCCGCGACACGGTTTCGTCGTTGTCACCGAAGGCCGTAACATCGTGAAGGACCCCCGTTCCAGCCCCCGAGGAATAAATGGAGGGGACCCTCTGGGGCGTCGGCCGTTTATGCCGCAGGGGGCGGTCGGCGCGGCGGAT containing:
- a CDS encoding DUF1738 domain-containing protein, which translates into the protein MAPTTRLAWRLLLHEAVTTPGLILEAYTAFHRFSLGNQLAALTQCRERGIRPGPIATYAGWQAKGRQVRRGARALILCMPVTITAHRRDKDDLDADNESESGKAQTVPRTVFIWKPRWFVLSQTDGDPVTVEPPEAWDKAAALTRLGVSEIPFDELDGNCQGYAIGRSVAISPIAQLPFKTLFHELGHILLGHTESAPHDPIDPPRALKEGEAEGVALLVLEALGLPGAAYCRGYIQAYLSDLSACHTQAGAAFLSASAYRIIQAADAILRAGRPTSSAEEFPDGNVIGSVGLVKGGEAHVQPTDR
- a CDS encoding DUF4268 domain-containing protein — translated: MIQKIARIPLREAFKHEAYDFTKWLQDNLDVLNDCIDVTLSNAEPEAAAGDFSVDLVAEDEAGNKVIIENQLEKSNHDHLGKLITYLVAMEARAAIWIVSEPRPEHVSAITWLNESSSASFYLLKLEAIKIGESAPAPLLTLIVGPSDATEAVGKAKKEFAERYEIRRDFWTQLLEHAKTKTRLHAGISPGRYHWIATGAGKRGLSFNYVVWEHETSVELYIDRGKNSDSENKALFDILYAKKDEVEKSFGDTLEWERLDSKRASRIRKTINLGGWKDREKWPDAYSATVDSMMRLEKALKPHIQKLDVEAV